The genome window ATTTTCGCCCAATTCTGCAATTTCCCGCTGCGTCAGATCGCTCTTTAGTTCCTTTTCCAGGTATTTCGGCATTTGCCGGGGAATTCTGATGTAGGTCCCATTTTCGTAGGCATACCCCACATCCATCTTCTTCAGGAGTGTGGATCGATCCGTTTGGGTCAATATGGTTACCAGCTTTTCAAGCAAGCGGATGTAATCTTCTTTGTCCATGGATTCCTGCTCGCGAAAAACGACCAGAAACGAGGGCCGGCTCTGTGCGATGACATGTCCGGTGCGATCGTAAATGTTCCCGCGCATCGCTGGAATCGAATCCCTTTTAAACGAACGGACCATCAGCTCACTGGCGTATTGGCCCCCTTGCTGGATTTGCAGCTGTGCCAAGCGCAAAACAATAGCTGCAAACAGGACAAAGACCATGATGTAGATTACTTGCAGCCGATTGATTCGTTTCTTTCTCTCTGGGGGTAATGTCGGTTCGTTCATCTTTTTACTCCTCTAGCACAAGTACTCTATTTTTTCTACTTTGCCCTCGGTATCAAGAAGCATACGATCCTGCAGAAATATGCGTGCGTAGTGGAATGCTCCAATATCAGCAGGCTGGGATGCAGCCGGAATTGTGGAAGGAGGGGCCATTGAAAAATGGAACGGCTGCCTCATGGGACACGCGAGGCAGCCTGTTTATTTACGGAAGCGCCTGGGTAAAAATGCGTTTCACTTTCGAATCGAGCACATGACTCCCGCCTCTCCCGCGAACGTCCTCGACCATCATCACCAGCAAAAGCTTGGGATCGTCTACGGAAAAGGCAGCGTACCAGCCGTTTTCCTGTCCAAGCTCGCCTTTCTTTTGCTTGAGCTCGGCGGTCCCCGTCTTGCCTGCGATTCGGTGACCCGCGACGCGTGCACCACGCCCTGTTCCCTTCGAATCTTCCATGACTTGCAGCAGGTCGTTTTGCACCAGCTTCGCGCTTTCCTTTGACATGACGCCCGTTTTCCAATACGGATCGTGCTTCTCCTCCTGAAACAAGAAGGGGTAGATCATGTTGCCGTCATTCACGAAGGCACTGTAGGCGAGTGCCAGATGCAGCGGTGTCATCGTGACTTCCCCCTGGCCGTAGCCCGAATCCGCGAGTTGAATTTCATTTTTCATTTGTTCGCCATTTGTGAGCGTTGATTTTTCTATGGGAAAAGGGATGGGAATCGATTCATGGAAGCCGAATTCCTTTGCCTTTTGCATGAAGTTGTCCTCCCCGATGGAGAGAGCCGCCTGCGCGAAATAAATATTGTCCGAATAAACAAGTGCTTTCTGCAGATTGACTGGTGCGCGGTGGTCGCTGACGCGAGTGACTTCGTAGTTCCCCCAGGACGAGTCCTTTTGCCAATGCAAGCCGTCGATGTCTTTCTCTTCATCCGGCGTGATGGCCCCCATGTCCAGCCCAATCGCTGCCGTTATCGGCTTAAAGGTGGATCCCGGCGCAAAGCTGTGGGCAAAGCGATTGAGCATCGGTTTTTGGGGATTTCCGTTTAGCTCGTTCCACTTGTCGGTCGACATCCCGAGAACAAAGTCATTGGGATCATAGGCAGGCGAGCTGACCAGAGCGAGAACCTCTCCTGTCTTTGGCTGGATGGCCGCCGCTGCCCCCGCCTCCTTTTTCAGCTCTCCGTAAATTTGTTTTTGCAGCTCTGCGTCGATGGTAAGCTTCAAGGTATCGCCATTTTTTGCAGCGCGTTCCCCGACAATCTTTTTGTCCATGCCATCTGCATTCACGATGGTGATGCGTCCTCCCGCTGATCCCTTCAGACGCTTTTCATACATTTGCTCCAGGCCCGTTTTTCCGATCTTGTCGGAGGAGCGATAGCCCTCCGCCTTTTTCTTCTCGTATTCCTCCGCGCTGATGGAGCCAGTATAGCCAATCAAATGTGCCAAGGCCTCCTTATACGGGTAGTACCTCACTTGCTTCTTTTGCAGCACGATTCCCTTCGTACCTGTAAGCTGAAAAATCCGTTCATCGTCATCAGACAATGTTGCTATACGGATGAATGACGTTTTTTTCGATGACTGTGCCTGCACGGTGGCTGCCACTTCATTAGATGCCAAACGCAGGATGTCACTCACCTGTTTTCGTCCTGCGGGGGTCAGCTGACTCCACTCGGCTGGATTCACCCCGACATCGACAACGACTCGGTCGGTAGCCAAACGTCGTCCTGCACGGTCCAGGATCTCTCCTCGCTTGGGGGGGATGGTAGATGCTCTGACTTTGTCTCCGTCCTGCATATCAGGGAGGAGGAATGACGGATTCCAGGAGATGTACCAGCCCTCCCCTTCGCCCTGCTTCTCTTTGACCAGCGTGGCCTTCCCCGTAAACGAGATCGGGTCGACAAAGGTATCCATGCTGAGTCGATAATGCAGCTTGATCGTACCATCCTCACCTGGCTGGACGGGCCCATTGTACAAAGGTTCGACTGAAATATTGTGTGCTTCAATGCCTTCATAAATATTTTGATAGCGCTGGGTAAACTGCTCTTTTGTAATTTGCTGTTTGGTCTTAGTAGAAAGCTGCTCGTACATATTGGAGAATTGACCGTATTGCCAGCGGGTCGTGAATGTAGAAAATGCAGTCTTTGCTTTTTCTCCTTCTCGCTGGGGGCTGTCTTGCCACATGTTCCAATACACGAAGCCAAACCCTCCCAGGACGACAATGAAGACTGACCAAAACCAAACCCATGTTTTCTTCACAAGGATCGTCTCCCTTCCATTCCCCAAGATAATATAGGCCCAATGGAAAATATATGGAGCAATCCTCACGCGATCGTGAAAGCATCATCAGAAAGAGATGTTAAGATGTTGAAAATTCTGGAAATTTATGAAGGAAGGAGGGAAAACTGCAGTTCCTGGGAGAGGAAGCGAGATACTTCTCGGGACGTAGTCAAAAAACAGCCCGCGGATGGGCGGTAGCTTTCTTCTCCGTCAGTAAAATATGAAGCATTCTGATCTGTACAAAAAAGGAGGCTTCATTGGCTAGCCTCCTTCTTCCATTTCCCACATATAGCCGTAACGAGGTATCGTCGTCACTTTCTCTCCGTATCGACCCAATCGCTTGCGGAGTCGGTAAACCAGCGCATTGATTTCAGCCCTGCCGACATCGGGGATCATTTTGTCTGTGCCGAAAAGCCGCTCCGGCCAGATGAGCACCATGATTTCTTCGTAGCTGACGGCCTGATTCGCCCGCTGGTATAAAAGCATCAAGAGATCCATATCTTTTCCGGTCAAATGCAGCCGTTTTCCATCCAGACGAATTTCCCGCCGCTCCAGATTAATGAGCAGTCCCGGCAGCTCTGCCGAAGGGTTGGGAATGGGGATGGACAATTCACGAGTCGCGTCCAGCTCATTCGCTTCTGCGAAAAAGACCAGCTCGACTGCCCCTTTCGCTAAAACGATATGGTCACCATGCCGCAGAACGTGCGGTGTGTCATGAATCGCAGTCCCGTTCACTTCGGTTCCATGCTTGCTCTGCAAGTCAGCGATCGCAAACTGCTTGCCCATTTTTTGCAGCACCGCATGCTTTCGTGATACGTATAGGCTGGAAAACGGAATATCCGGTTCAAATTGCGTACCTCTGCGTCCGATCGTATACACGTCCTTGGTCAGAAACTTCCGCTTTTGCAGCTGATCCGGATCGCCTTTTTTAATCAATATATAGACACTGTCGTCCAACATGCATCACCTCAAACCAAGTGAGAGCTTCTCACATGTAAAAATACCATCATGCTCATGCAAAATGCTAGATTCCTCGTGAAAATCAGGAGGATCAAACGCAAAACAAAGAACAGTCCCATGGTACACTACTCGTTTGAACCTGTCCATTCTACCACAAACAGGAAGAGGGTAGCGCTGCCCTCTAGTAATGCTTCAGATCCGCTGCCAGCACATACCCATCCACCGGAGAAATATAATACGTCTCCCCGTCGCAATCGAATTGGTAAAAAAGAGCAAACTCCCCGTGAAAATACGCCAGCGTTTTGTTTCCTACATATTTGACGGACTGGAAGGGCTTTTCTGCATACGGATCGTTTTGCAAATAGGCAGCTGCTTCTTGCGTGGTGAGCTGGAATCCTCCCTCGGGCATATCCTCGCGACGCTTTTCATCGAGCAGCCAGTCCCCTCCGCTGTAAACCAATGTGCTGACCTCATAGTAGCCGCTGTTCAAATCGTTTGCGAGCCGCATCGTCTTCACCACAATCCGGTTATCCGTTTGCTCGAGAATGATCGTACGCGCCTTCAGCGTTCCCGGCTGATAGTGGATGAGAAACAATCTCGTCAGTCCCTCTCCACCTTTGTAGTACTGCTCCAGCTGTTCCTGTTCGATGAAGCGGTCTGTCATGTACCGCTGCAGGTTTTCCCGAAACGCTTCAAAAGGCAGCCCCTTATTTTGGGCCTCTTCCAGCTGGCTGAAATAGCGGCGGGAAATCTCCACCAAGCGATTCGCGATCCATTCTGTGGGCTTTTTGTCTTCACCGGGAGAGTACCGTTCGGTTGGTTCAGCAGAGCCGCTTTCCACCGCCTTCGCTTCCGTTCTGTCAGACGAGCGGAACGCTGGCTTCGGGGCAGCTGTCTGTTCCGAACAGCCCGCGATCAGTACGGGTAACACGAAAATAAATAGTGCAGCCAGCTTTCTCATTCGGCATCCCTTCCCTCTGTCAGATTTTGTACAGGAACCGTTGTAAGAATCAAACAACTCTTGCAATGATTTGTGAAAAACTGATATAAGTGGTATGTAAAATCACTCCTAAAAAAACGAGGAATTCGAATGAAGACACGATTTTGGAAGATCTGCCTTTCCGTTTCCATATGCGCAAGCAGCATGATCGGTATGTCGGCGACTTCTGCAGCCGCTGCTCCTTCCACTGCGATTCTTTTGGATGGATATCCACTCGCCTTTCCTACCCCTCCTGTCATCGTAAAAGGTACGACCATGGTGCCTTTCCGCGCCATTTCCGAAGCGATGGGTGTCGATGTGCAATGGGACGGAGCGACTGAAACGATCACAGCCGTTCAAACAAACGGGCAGGACCGCAAAACCGTCAAAATGACCTTGAAAAACCCGCAGATCACCGTAAACGGACAGCCGACTACGCTCGCCGTGGCTCCTTATGAAACCAATGGAAGCACCCTCATTCCCCTGCGCTTTTTCAGCGAGCAATTCGGAGCGCAGGTAAGCTGGAACGATTCGACCAAGACCGTCTCGATTACGTCGCCAGCTCGCGACCTGTACAGTCTCGCCTTTTACGCGATCTCTTCCTTTGCCCAAAAGGATCTGATCTCCCATTTTGACTCGGTCGCGTTTGGCTGGAGCCGAATCGACAAGGATGGCAGCCTGACGCTTACGGGCAACGATTTCTACTGGCCAAAAGCGGCCGGCTCTACCACACCGGAAATGATTATCGACGAAGCCAAATCAGGTGGGACGACTCCCTACCTCATGGTTTTCGCCGGTGATGCCAATCATGAATTGACAACCCTGCTAACTGACAAAAGCTTGCGTGAAAAGGCCATTGCCAATATCCTCGCACTAGCCGAGGAAAAAGGGATGGAAGGAATCGTGCTCGACTTTGAAGGGCTGGGCATGAACGGCCAAGCAGCCGAGATCAAGTACGATTACAACGAGTTTGTCCAGCTCCTCGCCAGCCAATCGCAAAAGCTGGGCATCAAGCTGACTCTGGTGCTCCACCCCCTGAACGGAGCCTATCAGGGCTATGATTATGCCACGCTGGGAGGCTTGGCGGATGATCTCGTCATCATGGCATACGCCTATGAAAACGAGAAGGGGCCCGAGCCGATGAACCGGGTCGACCAAGCCATCAAGCTGGCGCTGGCGCAGGTTCCCAAGGAAAAGCTGATTCTGGGCATCTCCATGGGCAGCGAAAACGAGCAGACCGTGAATCAAAAGATCGGTCTTGCGAAGCGTCACAACCTCAAAGGCTTTGCTTTGTGGAGACTCGGCTTGATCAGCGAGCCAGCGATGACGAACATGCAGGAGGCTGTCCAGCTCCAGTAAAGAAATTGGCCTGATACCAAAAAACTCCCGTCGATCCTCAAGGGTCACGGGAGTTTTCATTCTTGCATGAAAAAGCTGCCTAGTATCCAGCCGATCGTCGGTCCGGACACTGACAGCTTCGCGCATCTATGAACAGCATGATAATCCCGCTTGTTGTACATTTGGATCGATCGCCATGACTTGACATTCGCCATTGGGAACATACAGCTTATATGCGACACCTTTTGGGATGACGATAAACTCGCCGGCTTCGACCCATATATTGCGTTCATGGTACATCATGAGCAGTCTGCCATTGACCACAAACAAAAATTCATCTTTGTCGTCGTGCTGCTGCCAAGCAAATTCTCCTCGCAGCTTTTCCAGTACGATGGCAGATCCATTGATCTCTCCAACGATTTTGGGACCCCAAGATCCTTGTACCTGAGAAAGATGTTGCGTGATGTTTACTTTTTCCATGATGACCCTCTCCTCTTTTGTATACCGTAATGATACGCAAACGAAGAGAGAAGATACATAAAACAGGCCTCACACCTATATGATAGATCTTCTCACAAAGCCATCATAAGATGCAGAAAAGTGGGACAATACGCCCTATCATCAGCGGATTCTTCTCCTGACGAAATCGATCACCACGGACAGATAATGGTCATGCTCATCCTTAATCACACTGTGACTGCTCTTTTCAAAAATGATCAGCTCGCTCTGTGGGA of Brevibacillus choshinensis contains these proteins:
- a CDS encoding penicillin-binding transpeptidase domain-containing protein yields the protein MKKTWVWFWSVFIVVLGGFGFVYWNMWQDSPQREGEKAKTAFSTFTTRWQYGQFSNMYEQLSTKTKQQITKEQFTQRYQNIYEGIEAHNISVEPLYNGPVQPGEDGTIKLHYRLSMDTFVDPISFTGKATLVKEKQGEGEGWYISWNPSFLLPDMQDGDKVRASTIPPKRGEILDRAGRRLATDRVVVDVGVNPAEWSQLTPAGRKQVSDILRLASNEVAATVQAQSSKKTSFIRIATLSDDDERIFQLTGTKGIVLQKKQVRYYPYKEALAHLIGYTGSISAEEYEKKKAEGYRSSDKIGKTGLEQMYEKRLKGSAGGRITIVNADGMDKKIVGERAAKNGDTLKLTIDAELQKQIYGELKKEAGAAAAIQPKTGEVLALVSSPAYDPNDFVLGMSTDKWNELNGNPQKPMLNRFAHSFAPGSTFKPITAAIGLDMGAITPDEEKDIDGLHWQKDSSWGNYEVTRVSDHRAPVNLQKALVYSDNIYFAQAALSIGEDNFMQKAKEFGFHESIPIPFPIEKSTLTNGEQMKNEIQLADSGYGQGEVTMTPLHLALAYSAFVNDGNMIYPFLFQEEKHDPYWKTGVMSKESAKLVQNDLLQVMEDSKGTGRGARVAGHRIAGKTGTAELKQKKGELGQENGWYAAFSVDDPKLLLVMMVEDVRGRGGSHVLDSKVKRIFTQALP
- a CDS encoding FHA domain-containing protein; this encodes MLDDSVYILIKKGDPDQLQKRKFLTKDVYTIGRRGTQFEPDIPFSSLYVSRKHAVLQKMGKQFAIADLQSKHGTEVNGTAIHDTPHVLRHGDHIVLAKGAVELVFFAEANELDATRELSIPIPNPSAELPGLLINLERREIRLDGKRLHLTGKDMDLLMLLYQRANQAVSYEEIMVLIWPERLFGTDKMIPDVGRAEINALVYRLRKRLGRYGEKVTTIPRYGYMWEMEEGG
- a CDS encoding stalk domain-containing protein; protein product: MKTRFWKICLSVSICASSMIGMSATSAAAAPSTAILLDGYPLAFPTPPVIVKGTTMVPFRAISEAMGVDVQWDGATETITAVQTNGQDRKTVKMTLKNPQITVNGQPTTLAVAPYETNGSTLIPLRFFSEQFGAQVSWNDSTKTVSITSPARDLYSLAFYAISSFAQKDLISHFDSVAFGWSRIDKDGSLTLTGNDFYWPKAAGSTTPEMIIDEAKSGGTTPYLMVFAGDANHELTTLLTDKSLREKAIANILALAEEKGMEGIVLDFEGLGMNGQAAEIKYDYNEFVQLLASQSQKLGIKLTLVLHPLNGAYQGYDYATLGGLADDLVIMAYAYENEKGPEPMNRVDQAIKLALAQVPKEKLILGISMGSENEQTVNQKIGLAKRHNLKGFALWRLGLISEPAMTNMQEAVQLQ
- a CDS encoding cupin domain-containing protein, whose amino-acid sequence is MEKVNITQHLSQVQGSWGPKIVGEINGSAIVLEKLRGEFAWQQHDDKDEFLFVVNGRLLMMYHERNIWVEAGEFIVIPKGVAYKLYVPNGECQVMAIDPNVQQAGLSCCS